A window of the Phragmites australis chromosome 20, lpPhrAust1.1, whole genome shotgun sequence genome harbors these coding sequences:
- the LOC133902285 gene encoding cysteine--tRNA ligase CPS1 homolog, chloroplastic/mitochondrial-like produces MDSGWGIRPVPRENSRDRNQLGHDLTAEATTHLSKWASFRRGKFRKSKCVSFRRDDLHTSVALAAISETLKVMNDLLHTRKGKKQEKRLESLSSLEEKIRVVLSVLGLLPSSYHEALQQLREKALIRASITEELVLQKIEERTAARKAKQYEKSDEIRRELAAVGIALMDGPEETTWRPSLSLSEEGVVVKT; encoded by the exons ATGGATTCAGGCTGGGGCATTCGTCCGGTGCCACGAGAGAACAGCCGCGATCGTAACCAATTGGGCCACGACCTGACGGCTGAAGCAACAACTCATCTGTCCAAGTGGGCATCTTTCCGCCGTGGTAAATTTCGAAAGTCCAAGTGTGTATCTTTCCGCCGTG ATGATCTTCACACTTCAGTGGCATTGGCTGCTATTTCTGAGACATTGAAAGTTATGAATGATTTGTTGCACACTCGTAAG GGAAAGAAACAGGAAAAACGATTGGAATCGCTTTCTTCCTTAGAAGAGAAAATAAGAGTAGTGCTCTCTGTTCTAGGATTGTTGCCTTCTAGTTATCACGAG GCTCTGCAACAGCTGCGGGAAAAAGCATTGATAAGAGCTTCCATCACCGAGGAACTTGTGCTGCAGAAGATTGAAGAGAGGACTGCAGCAAGGAAGGCGAAGCAGTACGAAAAATCTGATGAGATCCGAAGAGAATTGGCTGCTGTTGGAATTGCCCTCATGGATGGCCCTGAAGAAACGACTTGGAGACCATCCTTATCTCTTTCTGAAGAAGGGGTGGTTGTTAAGACATGA
- the LOC133901932 gene encoding probable anion transporter 5, chloroplastic — protein MAASALQPQRHLLLAGGRLLRMLPPRAPALLPRRRRRRAMRVSSGDGGGASAGAVEKRSVPGAVGEEEEEQGASGEEEGEGEEVAGALELRWPPWEGLAERYKLIGATSLAFVICNMDKVNLSVAIIPMSHQYGWNSSTAGLVQSSFFWGYALSQLPGGWLAKLFGGRKVLEVGVVVWSLATAIIPFVAGFMPGLVLSRILVGIGEGVSPSAATDLIARSIPLQERSRAVAVVFGGLSFGSVLGLLFAPPIIQNLGWESVFYIFGLLGIIWCLGFESLKEQQLGDKEGVLNLGQSSAGPDGHISSAVSSKSSDSSLHDLQNSLKDVPWGAFFKSKALWAMIYAHFCGSWGHYTCLSWLPTFFSEELNLNLTEAAWVSVLPPLGSMIITSIAAPFADNLISNGVDTTKVRKICQTIAFVSPATFMMLSSVDLGLPPWEIVVFLTSGLALSSFALSGLYCTHQDISREYASILLGITNTVGAVPGIVGVALTGYLLDSTHSWSISLFAPSIFFYLTGTVVWLAFASSEPQDFSKSEGES, from the exons ATGGCGGCCTCGGCGCTGCAGCCCcagcgccacctcctcctcgccggcggccgcctcctccgcaTGCTCCCGCCACGCGCGCCCGCCCTCCtaccgcgccggcgccggcgccgcgccaTGAGGGTGTCATCCGGCGACGGTGGTGGAGCGTCTGCGGGCGCCGTGGAAAAGCGCTCGGTTCCGGGGGcagttggggaggaggaggaggagcagggagcgagcggagaggaggagggggagggggaggaggtggccggggCGTTGGAGCTGAGGTGGCCGCCGTGGGAGGGGTTGGCCGAGCGGTACAAGCTCATCGGCGCCACCTCCCTTGCCTTCGTCATCTGCAACATGGACAAG GTTAACTTGAGTGTTGCAATCATTCCAATGTCACATCAGTATGGTTGGAACTCATCAACTGCTGGCTTAGTTCAGTCATCATTCTTTTGGGGTTATGCTTTGAGTCAACTACCTGGAGGATGGCTGGCAAAATTGTTTGGCGGAAG GAAAGTGCTTGAGGTCGGTGTTGTGGTGTGGTCTTTGGCCACTGCCATTATTCCTTTTGTAGCAGGGTTTATGCCTGGACTTGTGCTGTCAAGGATTTTG GTAGGCATTGGAGAAGGTGTCTCACCATCAGCTGCTACGGATTTAATTGCTAG GTCCATTCCCTTGCAAGAACGATCAAGAGCAGTTGCTGTTGTTTTTGGTGGTTTGAGCTTTGGAAGTGTCTTAGG ACTTCTGTTTGCTCCTCCCATTATTCAGAACCTTGGCTGGGAGTCCGTCTTTTACATATTTGGCCTTCTTGGGATTATTTG GTGTCTAGGGTTTGAATCTCTTAAAGAACAACAGTTAGGTGACAAAGAAGGCGTATTAA ATTTGGGACAAAGTTCTGCTGGACCAGATGGCCATATCTCATCGGCTGTGTCTTCAAAATCATCAGACTCATCATTACATGATCTGCAGAATTCACTAAAG GATGTGCCTTGGGGAGCATTTTTCAAAAGCAAGGCATTGTGGGCTATGATATATGCTCACTTTTGCGGAAGCTGGGGGCATTATACTTGTTTGTCTTGGCTACCAACATTCTTTAG TGAGGAGCTGAACCTAAACTTGACAGAAGCAGCATGG GTGTCAGTCCTTCCTCCTTTGGGTTCAATGATCATTACATCTATCGCAGCACCTTTTGCAGACAACTTGATATCAAATGGAGTTGACACCACAAAG GTACGAAAAATATGTCAAACAATTGCCTTTGTGTCACCTGCAACTTTCATGATGCTTTCCTCCGTGGATCTTGGACTGCCTCCATGGGAAATTGTTGTTTTTCTTACAAGTGGCCTAGCACTCTCCAGCTTCGCATTGTCAG GGCTTTATTGCACTCATCAAGATATTTCTCGTGAATATGCAAGCATTCTCCTG GGAATCACAAACACTGTAGGCGCTGTGCCTGGAATTGTTGGCGTTGCACTGACAGGCTATCTTCTTGATTCAACTCATTCTTGGAGT ATATCACTCTTTGCACCTTCGATCTTCTTTTACTTGACTGGTACTGTTGTATGGTTAGCGTTCGCCAGCAGTGAGCCCCAGGATTTTTCCAAGTCAGAAGGGGAGTCGTGA